attccctaaaaatccttgaaaaattcccccaaattccctaaaactcccccaaattccctaaaactccccaaaattccctaaatTATTTCCTGGAGCGGCTCAGGGTTTTCAACCCCTCCCCCctcattcccaaaattccccaaaaattccccaaaaattcccccaaatttccccaaattcccattttttaacACTATATTTGTATAAATGGCACCGTTTTTATTCCcgattttttttgctgtttttgggagaaaattcccaaattttcccccaaaaattccccaaaaaaatcccaaaaaatttgggatttttccctccttttttgtCTTATTTAATCCCCTCCCCGTTCCCGGAAAATTTGGGTGGATAGGaataaaaattcccaaaaaattttGTGGATTTGAGTTtggatttttagggaaaaatgggaattttggggggaaaatcaGAAttctttgggggaaaattggggttttttttggggaaaaaatgggaatttttttggggaaaatgggaattttggggggggaaaatgggaattttggggggaaagggaatttttggggaaagtgggaattttggggggggagaaatgggatttttttgggataaataaaaatttctgggggaaaaatgggaattttgggaagaaattggaatttttttgggggaaaatggaaatttttggggaaaatgggatttttttgggaagaaatgggaatttttggggggaaaatgggaattatttggggaaaaacaagaattttgggagggaaatgggaatttttggggaaatgggaattttggggggagaaattggatttttttgggataaatgaaaatttcaggggggaaatgggaatttttgggggggaaaatgggaatttttagtggaaaaaaatgggaattttggggaaaaatgggatttttgggaagaaatgggaattttgggaagaaatgggaattttttgggggaaaaatgggaatttttagggggaaaaatgggaattttttggggaaaaatgggaattttgggaaaaatgtaaatcttggtaaaaaaaaaggaaattttttggggaaaatgggaattttttggggaaaaaagtgcgaatttttggggaaaaatgggaattttggggtctcagggatCCTGGCTCattttggggtcacttttggggtcatttttggAGTTTTGGGGTCACATTTGAGGCCACTCCAGGGTGatttttgggttaatttttggaattttggggtcatttttggggtcacttttAAGATCTTGGGGTCATTTTTGGGGTCACTCCTGGAGTCAAAATGAGGTCAATCCTGGGGTcatttttggtttaatttttggagttttggggtcacttttggggtCACTTTGGGGTCCCATTTGAGGCCAATCccggggtgatttttgggttaatttttggagttttggggtcactttggTGTCACATTTGAGGCCAATCCCGGGGTCatttttgggttaatttttgaagttttggggtcacttttggggtCACTCCTGGAGTCAAAATGAGGCCACTCCGGGGGTCatttttgggttaatttttGGAGTTTTGGGGTCACTCTTGAAGTCAAAATGAGGCCACTCCGGGGTcatttttggtttaatttttggagttttggggtcactttggGGTCATTTTTGGGGTCATACTTGTGGTCACTTCTTGGGTCACTCCTGGTGTCActtttggggtcacttttggggtCCTGGGGTCACTTTGGGGTCCCTTTGGGGTCACTTTGGGGTCACTCGGTCCAGCGGTGGCCGCAGTGGGGGGCGGTGCAGACGTAGTAAAGCCTCATCGCGTCCTGCGAAatttggggcaaatttgggggattttgggcaaattcctgcagaatttccagccgaaaaaaaaaaaattccttcccccCAAAACTCATCAGGacccaccccaaaaaattctCAAATCCCCCCCCACCCAAAacttcccaaaaaaaatccaaaaaaaccccaagataCTCTCTCCgcagaaaaaatccaaaatccccaaaatcttcccaaattttcccccaaaattccctgggatccatccccaaaatcccccccaaaaactcGTAGGATCctctcccccccaaaaaaaaccaaattccccaaaacctccccaaaactcccccaaaattcccaaagattcctcccaaaattcccttggatccctcccaaaaatcccaaaaaaaatttccccaaaaatcctaaaatccctcccaaaaaaaccccaaaaccccccaagatcctctccccaaaaaaaccccaaaacctccccaaaattctcaaagattcccaaaatcccctgagattccaaaaaaaatcccaaaatcctctGGGACCCCgccccaaaaaactcccaaaaaaaccccaaaaccccccaggatcctctccccaaaaaaaccccaaaagctccccaaaattctcccaaaattcccaaagaTTCCACCCAAAATTACCTGGGACCCATCCACaaaaaactcccccaaaaaaccccaaaatgcccaaaaaatttcccccccaaaacccccaggatcctctccccaaaaaaaccccaaaattcccccaaaattcctcccaaaatcccctgagattccaaaaaaatcccaaaatcctctgggaccccaccccaaaatcccaaaaactccagaaaaacccaaaacccctccccaaaatccccccaaaaaatccccaaaatcccaaaaaactcctccaaaaaaaccccaaaattcacccaaaaaaatccccccaaaaaaccccaaaatccgtccccaaaatcccaaaaaactcctccaaaaaaacccaaaatcccccaaaatccccccccaaaatcccaaaaaaaaaccccaaagcaccCCAGGAACCGAagagtttttggggttttttgggaggattttgggagaattttgggttttttgagaagaattttggattttttgagaagaatttggggatttttttaggaagaattttgggatttttttaggaagaattttgggatttttcagggagaattttgggattttctgggcagaattttgggattttttgggcagaattttggggatttcggaggtttgtgattttttgggaagaattttggaatttttttgagaagaatttggggattttttgggaagaatttggggattttttgggaagaattttgctattttttaggataatttggggggggggttgtgattttttgggagagttttggggattttttgggcagaatttggggatttttgggaattttgggtgctGCTCTGACCTCGGCGCGGGCGCTGTGCGACTGGAAGAACACGGCCTCCTTGTGCCCGCACCTGCAGGACAcaaaaatggcccaaaatgtccccaaaatgtcctgaaatgtcctgaaatgtccccaaatggtcctcaaatgtccccaaaatgtcccaaaatatccccaaaatgtccccaaatgtccccaaaatgtcccaaaatctcccaaaatgtccccaaatgtccccaaacgcCCTCAAATGTCctcaaaatgtccccaaaatgtccccaaatgtccccaaaatgtcccaaaatgtccccaaatgtccccaaaatgtcccaaaatgtcccaaaatgtccccaaatgtccccaaatgtccccagaatgtcccaaaatgtcccaaaatgtccccaaatgtccccaaatgtccccaaaatgtcccaaaatgtcccaaaatgtccccaaatgtccccaaatgtccccaaaatgtcccaaaatgtccccaggtgtccccagatgtcctcaaaatgtcccaaaatgtccccaaaatgtccctaAATGTCACCAGGTgtcccaaaaatgtccccaaaatctccccaaatgtctccaaaatgtccccaaatgtccccaaaatgtcctgaaatgtcccaaaatgtcccaaaaatgtCCCTAAATGTCACCAGGTgtcccaaaaatgtccccaaaatgtccccaaaatgtccccaaatgtccccaaatgtccctaaatgtccccaaaatgtccccaggtgtccccagatgtcctcaaaatgtccccaaaatgtcctgaaatgtccccaaaatgtcccgaaatgtccccaaaatgtcccctaaatgtccccaaaatctcccaaaatgtccccaaatgtccctaaaatgtccccaaatgtcccaaaatgtcctgaaatgtccccaaaatgtcccgaaatgtccccaaaatgtcccctaaatgtccccaaaatctcccaaaatgtccccaaaatgtcccaaaatctcccaaaatctccccaaatgtccccaaaatgtcccaaaatgtccccaaatgtccccaaatgtccctaaatgtccccaaaatgtccccaggtgtccccagatgtcctcaaaatgtccccaaatgtccccagatgtcctcaaaatgtccccaaaatgtccccagatgtcctcaaaatgtccccaaaatgtcctgaaatgtccccaaaatctcccaaaatgtccccaaaatgtccccaaatgcccccaaatgtccccaaaatctcccaaaatctccccaaatgtccccagatgtcccgaaatgtccccaaatgtccctaAAATgtcccccaaatctccccaaatgtccccaaaatgtccctaaatgtccccagatgtccccaaaatgtcccaaaatgtcacCAGGTGTCctcaaaatctccccaaatgtcctcaaaatgtcccaaaatgtcccaaaatgtccccaaatgtccctaaatgtcccaaaatgtcccaaaatgtccccaaatgtccctaaatgtccccaaatgtcccaaaatgtccccaaatgtcctcaaatgtccccagatgtccccaaaatgtcccaaaatgtcccaaaatctcccaaaatctcccaaaatctcccaaaatgtcccaggtgtccccagggctgacTTCTGGCAGGGGTGATCCTCGGTGCGGGGCAGGGTCGGGTCCTGTGAGACGTCGGCGATGATCTGAGTCAGCTCGCTGGGGAGagccaaaaattcccaaaatcagcccaaaattccagccaaaattcccaaaaaaccaaaaatccccaaaactccccaaaaataCACCCAGAAcaacccaaaattccagccaaaattcccaaaatttaacccaaaattcacccaaaactCCACCAGGTGATGATCGGAGTCAGCTCGCTGGGGAGagccaaaaattcccaaaatcagcccaaaattccagccaaaattcccaaaaaaccaaaaatccccaaaactccccaaaaataCACCCAGAAcaacccaaaattccagccaaaattcccgaaatttaacccaaaattaacccaaaacTCCACCAGGTGATGATCGGAGTCAGCTCGCTGGGGAGagccaaaaattcccaaaatcagcccaaaattccagccaaaattcccaaaaaaccaaaaatccccaaaactcccccaaaatacacccagaataacccaaaattccagccagaattcccaaaatttaacccaaaattaacccaaaacTCCACCAGGTGATGATCGGAGTCAGCTCGCTGGGGAGagccaaaaattcccaaaatcagcccaaaattcccaaaaatcccagccagaattcccaaaattttgggaacattttgggataatttttggGAACtttttggggtcattttgggaatatttttggaacaatttagggaaattttggggatgttttggggccattttgggaatattttggggatattttggggatattttgggaattatttttgataatttttgggaatatttggggatgtttgggaatattttggggacGTTTTGTGGATATTTTCACTTATTTTGGGAAtaatttgggaatattttgggataatgttggggatattttgggaccattttgggataatttttgggatattttggggatatttttggaaCAATTTAGGGAAATtttagggatattttggggatattttgggaacattttgggataatttttgctgatattttggggattttttggagatATATTGTGGATatttggggaatattttggggatattttgggataatttttggggagaatttagagccattttgggataatttttggggatattttggggattttttggggataatttgggaatattttgggaacattttggggatatttcaaGGATATTTCAGGGATactttgggaatattttgtgataattttggggctattttgaGGATCATTTTGGAATAATTTGGGAAtaatattttgggaattttttggagATATATTGCGGAtcttttggggctattttggcgataatttgggaatattttgtgataattttggggataatttgggaatattttgcgATAATTTTGGCGAtaatttgggaatattttgtgataattttggggataatttggggataatttggggatattttggggctgtttcaggataattttgggataatttctgggaacattttggggccgttttgggggtttttggggccgCTCTCACTCGACTTCGTGCGTGATCTTGTTGACGTAGATGCAGCTGTTGTCGGCCTCCTGCTGATAATCACAGTTCCTGCACTGGGAGagaaactgggatggactgggagggactgggagggactgggaggaaactgggagggattgggagggactgggagggactgggagggactgggagaactgggagggaactgggagggaactgggatggactcggagggactgggagggactgggagggactgggatggactgggagggaactgggatggactgggagggaactgggaggaaactgggagggactgggagggactgggatggactgggagggaactgggaggaaactgggagggactgggaggcactgggatggactgggagggactgggagggaactggggggactgggatggaactgggggggactgggagggactgggatggaactgggggggactgggggggactgggagggaactgggggaactgggagggaactgggatgaactgggagggaactgggagggactgggagggaatgggagggactgggagggaatgggagggactgggggggactgggagggactgggagggattgggacggaactgggagggaactgggagggactgggagggactgggagggaactgggagggactgggagggactgggagggattgggagggaactgggatgaactgggagggaactgggagggactgggagggactgggagggaactgggagggaactgggatggactgggatgaactgggatggaactgggatggaactgggatgaactgggatggaactgggatggaactgggatgaactgggagggaactagGCCAAACTGGGAAcaaactgggatggaactgggatgaactgggagggaactagGCCAAACTGGGAAcaaactgggatgaactgggatgaactgggccaaactgggatgaactgggatggaactgggccaaactgggatgaactgggatgaactgggccaaactgggatggaactgggatggaattgggatggaactgggatggaattgggatggaactgggatggaactgggatgaactgggccgaactgggatgaactgggatggaactgggatgaactgggccaAACTGGGAGGGCGCAGCCCCAAACTGGTGCCGGGGCACTCACGGCGTAGAGCAGGATCCGgttctccttgtcctccttgggGTACAGCATGTTGTTACTGGGCAAACTGGGATTACTGGGAGGCTCCGGCGGGGAACCCCCGCCCTTCCcacccccagaattcccaattttctcaccccaaaaattcccaattttctcaccccaaaaattccccattGTTCACatcaaaatcccaatttttttttcctcaaaattctcaacttttcccctcaaaattctgaatttttcccctttaaaattCGCAACTTTTCTCCTCAAAATTCTCAATTTTTCACCCTCAAAATTTCCAATTTTTcaccctcaaaattcccaattctccccacaaaattcccagttttcgcctcaaaattcccaatttttcccctaaaaattccAAACTGTTCCCCCTCAAAATTTCCGATTtttcacctcaaaattcccaatttttcccctcaaaattcccaatttttctcctcgaaattcccaatttttcaccctcacaattcccaatttttcaccctcacaattcccaatttttcccctcaaaatccccaattttccccctcACAATTCCCTTTCTATCCCTCATAATTcagtttttttccctcaaaatccccaattttctCCCTCACAATTCCCTGTATTTTTCCCCTCACAGTTCCCAATATTTCCCCCTCACAATTCCcgatttttcccccccaaaatccccaattttccccctcacaattcccaggttttttcccctcacattttccgTTATTTCCCCCTCACAATTCCCTGTATTTTTCCCCTCACAGTTCCCGatttttcccctcaaaacccccaatttcccccctcACAATTCCCAGGTTTTTTCCCATCAAAATTCCCGATATTTCCCCCTCAAAATCCCCACCAATTTTCCCCCTCACCATTCCCAATTCTCCCCTCAaaacccccaattttccccctcACAATTCCCTGTATTTTCCCCCTCACAATCCCCAAttcttccctcaaaatccccaattttcccctcaCAATTCCCTGTATTTTCCCCCTCACAATCCCCAATTctcccctcaaaatccccaattttctGCCTCACAATTCCCTGTATTTTTCCCCTCACAGTTCCCAATATTTCCCCCTCACAATTCCCAATATTTCCGTctcaaaatccccaattttccccctcACAATTCCCTgtatttttcccctcacaattcccaattttcccctcaaaatcccaaattttctgCCTCACAATTACCTgtatttttcccctcacaattcccgattttccccctcaaaacccccaattttccccctcACAATTCCCTGTATTTTCGCCTCACAATTCCCGATTTTCCCCCTCAaaacccccaattttccccctcAAAATTCCCGATATTTCCCCCTCACAATTCCCAATTCTCCCCTCACCATTCCCTGTATTTCCCTCTCACCATTCCCTGTATTCTCCTCTCACCATTCCCTGTATTTCCCCCTCACCATTCCCTGTATTTCCCCCTCACCATTCCCTGTATTTCCCCCTCACCATTCCCTGTATTTCCTTCTCACCATTCCCTGTATTTCCCTCTCACCATTCCCTGTATTTCCTTCTCACAATTCCCTGTATTTCCCCTCACCATTCCCTGTATTTCCCCTCACCATTCCCTGTATTTCCCCCTCACCATTCCCTGTATTTCCCCTCACAATTCccaggttttttcccctcacaattCCCTGTATTTCCCCCTCACCATTCCCTGTATTTATTTCCCCCTCACCATTCCCTGTATTTCCTCTCACCATTCCCTGTATTTCCCCTCACCATTCCCTGTATTTCCCCTCACAATTCCCTGTATTTCCCCACTCAcaatccccaattttcccctcaCAATTCCCAATATTTCCTTctcaaaatccccaattttccccctcACCATTCCCTGTATTTCCCCTCACCATTCCCTGTATTTCCCCTCACCATTCCCTGTATTTCCCTCTCACCATTCCCTGTATTTATTTCCCTCTCACCATTCCCTGTATTTCCCCTCACCATTCCCTGTATTTCCCCTCACCATTCCCTGTATTTCCCTCTCACCATTCCCTGTATTTATTTCCCCTCACCATTCCCTGTATTTCCCCTCACCATTCCCTGTATTTCCCTCTCACCATTCCCTGTATTTATTTCCCTCTCACCATTCCCTGTATTTCCCCTCACCATTCCCTGTATTTCCTCTCACCATTCCCTGTATTTCCCCTCACCATTCCCTGTATTTCCCCTCACCATTCCCTGTATTTCCTCTCACCATTCCCTGTATTTCCCCTCACCATTCCCTGTATTTATTTCCCCTCACCATTCCCTGTATTTCCCCCTCACCATTCCCTGTATTTCCCCTCACCATTCCCTGTATTTATTTCCCCTCACCATTCCCTGTATTTCCCCCTCACCATTCCCTGTATTTCCCCTCACCATTCCCTGTATTTATTTCCCTCTCACCATTCCCTGTATTTCCCCTCACCATTCCCTGTATTTCCCCTCACCATTCCCTGTATTTATTTCCCCCTCACCATTCCCTGTATTTCCCCCTCACCATTCCCTGTATTTATTTCCCTCTCACCATTCCCTGTATTTCCCCTCACCATTCCCTGTATTTCCCCTCACCATTCCCTGTATTTATTTCCCCCTCACCATTCCCGCCTTTCCCCTCCCGCCCCTCCCGGGCGCGTTCCCGCTGTTCCCCCCCCAGTTCCCGGTGTTCCCCCGTCTCCCCCATTCCCGGTTCATTCCCGGTTAATTCCCGGTGCATTCCCGGTTCATTCCCGCCCTTTCCCCGCCGTTCCCCCTCACCATTCCTGGCAGAAGCGGATCCCCACGAATCCCGGCTCGTACGCGCCGTCCCCCTCCATGGCCGCGCGGCCACaccccttccctctccctccctcaccCCATTGGTCAACCCACCCGTCCATCATTCAATCCCACCTTCTCATTGGTCAACTCACCCTAGACCCGTCAACGCTTTATTTCTATTGGTCAATCCCATTCACCGCGCCCATTCTTTATCCTATTGCTCCATTCGCTGTTAGACACGCCCCACTCGCCTTCTTATTGGCTAATCCCTTTTCACCCctccctttctctcttcctATTGGCCAACCGCCATTTTCCCCACCTTTTCTGCGCCTATTTGTAGTTTTCTCTCCGTCCCGCCTTTCCTCGCTGGCTATTGGTCGGTTTTTAACACGTGACGCCATCCCGCGGCTCCGATTGGCCGCTCCCTCAGCGGTGGCGGCCCGTGAAGGTTCCAGAAGCGGCTCCGGTTCGGGCGGGCCCGGAGCCGTTCGAGGCTCCCGGTTCGGAGTCCCGGGGAGGATCCCGGAGAGGctcccggggagctgccgggaggagcccggccgtgcccggcgCTGCCGGTGCGGTTCCGGTGCGGTTCCGGTGCGGCGGAaccggcggggcccgggcggtACCGGGGCCATGaacggcggcggggccgggccgggcccggtgTGGCTGGCGGTGAGCAGCTCGCTGAACGCCTTCCGCGCCTGCAAGCGCTTCTCGCCCGCGCTCACCATCGCCGAGCTCAAGGTAGAGGGGCGGCAACCGGGAATGGAGAGCGGGGATGGGGGAACGGGATAGTGGGAGAACGGGATAATGGGATaacggggatgggaatgggataatGGGAGAACGGGATAATGGGAgaacgggaatggggatgggagaaCGGGGATGGGGGAACGGGATAGTGGGAGAACGGGATAATGGGataacgggaatgggaatgggataatgggagaacgggataacgggataacggggatggggatgggagaaCGGGGATGGGGAACGGGATAATGGGAGAACGGGATAATGGGAgaacgggaatggggatgggataatgggagAACGGGATAATGGGAgaacgggaatggggatgggagaaCGGGGATGGGGGAACGGGATAATGGGAGAACGGGATAATGGGAgaacggggatgggaatgggataatGGGAGAACGGGATAATGGGAgaacgggaatggggatgggagaaCGGGGATGGGGGAACGGGATAGTGGGAGAACGGGATAATGGGATAACGGGGATACGGGAATGGGATAATGGgagaacgggaatgggaatgggctggggTAACGGGAGTGGGAACGGGATAATGGGATaacgggaatggggatgggagaaCGGGGATGGGGGAACGGGATAATGGGAGAACGGGATAACGGGAtaacggggatggggatgggagaaCGGGGATGGGGGAATGGGATAGTGGGATAACGGGATAATGGGAGAACGGGGATACGGGAATGGGATAATGGgagaacgggaatgggaatgggctggggTAACGGGAGTGGGAACGGGATAATGGGATaacgggaatggggatggggaccgGGGATGGGGGAACGGGAGCGGGAGAACGGGATAATGGGATaacggggatgggaatgggctgggataATGGGAGAACGGGATAATGGGATaacggggatgggaatgggctgggataACGGGAGTGGGAACGGGATAATGGGATAACGGGAGTGGGAGAACGGGGATGAGGGAATGGGAGCGGGAGAACGGGATAATGGGataacgggaatgggaatgggctgggataATGGGAGCGGGATAACGGGATAGTGGGGTAATGGGATAACGGGattgggaatgggctgggataACTGGAGCGGGATAATGGGataacgggaatgggaatgggctggggTAACGGGAGTGGGAACGGGATAGTGGGataacgggaatgggaatggggaccaGGGATGGGGTAACGGGAGTGGGAACGGGATAATGGGataacgggaatgggaatggggaccgGGGATGGGGGAACGGGAGCGGGAGAACGGGATAATGGGATAacgggaaccgggaatgggcTGGGGTAATGGGAGCGGGATAACGGGATAGTGGGATaacggggatgggaatgggctgggataATGGGAGTGGGATAACGGGATAGTGGGATaacggggatgggaatgggctggggTAACGGGAGCGGGataacgggaacgggaatggggtATTGGGATAATGGGAATGGGATAACGGGGGTGGGAACGGGATAATGGGATAACGGCGGTGGGAATGGGAGAACGGGGATGGGGGAACGGGATAGtgggagaatgggaatgggaatgggataaCGGGGGTGGGAACGGGATAATGGGATAACGGGAACCGGGATGGGATAAGGGCTGGGGTAACGGGAGCAGGATAATGGGAACTGGACCGGGATAATGGGataacgggaatgggaatgggagtgggagcGGGataacgggaacgggaatgggaatgggctgggataATGGGAATTGGACCGGGACAAAGGaactgggacagtgggaatggGACCGGGATAACGggaatgggataatgggataatgggaataGGATGGGGAGAACGGGAATGGGATGCAGAGAATGGGAATGAGAACGGaacagggacagtgggaatgGGACCAGGATAATGGGAACGGGACCAGGataatgggaatgggaatgggctgggataGTGGGAATTGGACCGGGATAAGGGAACCGGGACAgtgggaatgggactgggataACAGGAACAGGACCAGgataatgggataatgggaatgggatggactgggataaggggactgggataatgggaatgggatgggctgggataaGGGGACTGGGATAacaggaatgggatggggagaaCAGGAACGGGACCGGATAAGGGAACCGGGATAATGGGAATGGGGTTGGGATaacgggaacgggaccgggatAACGGGAACGGGACCAGGAACGGGCTGGGATAACGGGA
The sequence above is drawn from the Lonchura striata isolate bLonStr1 chromosome 31, bLonStr1.mat, whole genome shotgun sequence genome and encodes:
- the POLR2I gene encoding DNA-directed RNA polymerase II subunit RPB9, which codes for MEGDGAYEPGFVGIRFCQECNNMLYPKEDKENRILLYACRNCDYQQEADNSCIYVNKITHEVDELTQIIADVSQDPTLPRTEDHPCQKCGHKEAVFFQSHSARAEDAMRLYYVCTAPHCGHRWTE